A single Curtobacterium sp. MCSS17_015 DNA region contains:
- a CDS encoding glycosyltransferase family 39 protein, which produces MRRPIPSLHTGIVIAAALFAVFGSVAIGFSSPPFNSGDEAAHFDYAVSLWHGYLPVFEDGLTIDPPFGVLPPAQWVSQHPPLFYALLAPVVGPIWDGGELYHAVLAGRVVNALLAGLTVVAVAWAPRRVLPTRPLAACLAAVITSLTPMFLLVGGAVYNDLPNVGFGALAIGVAATALRRGLSTGLVVAAAVVTAGGMLSRLSFAVFVVAVLVAFVCARGAGWWNTLGGKVVAVVIAAAAPVGAAGWFFLRNQRLTGNIAGSQPEWAAEHLQRRQHGFVETVTDPEFWTGVFSVFRGHFTIDVLWPWALLVAPLLLAVVVAVVPALRRNGRSPAATGAMAAHAAPTGTGRHRRRAVQATGRVADVLVALMLVAVFVLIVYLQVRFTMQGGAAQARYGLPLVPVLAVVMAIGFAGAGRRLAPVLVTVWVAAAGYDWFDIVDLTTPAFHEPVTLVVSRVAVVLAVVALVAVVTMVWAVSLRRPASATQPTTADEAAIPA; this is translated from the coding sequence GTGCGCCGCCCGATCCCGTCCCTCCACACCGGCATCGTCATCGCGGCCGCCCTCTTCGCCGTCTTCGGTTCCGTCGCGATCGGCTTCAGCTCGCCGCCGTTCAACTCCGGGGACGAGGCCGCGCACTTCGACTACGCGGTGTCCCTCTGGCACGGGTACCTGCCTGTGTTCGAGGACGGGCTCACGATCGACCCTCCGTTCGGTGTCCTGCCGCCGGCGCAGTGGGTCTCACAGCACCCGCCGCTCTTCTACGCGCTCCTCGCACCGGTCGTCGGACCGATCTGGGACGGCGGCGAGCTCTACCACGCGGTCCTGGCGGGACGCGTGGTGAACGCACTCCTCGCCGGGCTCACCGTGGTCGCTGTCGCGTGGGCCCCGCGGCGCGTCCTGCCGACCCGGCCCCTCGCCGCCTGCCTCGCCGCCGTCATCACGTCGTTGACGCCGATGTTCCTGCTGGTCGGCGGTGCCGTCTACAACGACCTGCCGAACGTCGGGTTCGGGGCGCTCGCGATCGGTGTCGCCGCCACGGCGCTCCGACGTGGCCTGTCGACAGGCCTGGTGGTGGCAGCTGCCGTGGTCACTGCCGGGGGCATGCTCAGTCGACTCTCCTTCGCCGTGTTCGTCGTCGCCGTGCTCGTCGCCTTCGTCTGTGCCCGCGGTGCCGGCTGGTGGAACACCCTGGGCGGCAAGGTCGTCGCCGTCGTGATCGCCGCCGCCGCTCCGGTCGGCGCCGCCGGTTGGTTCTTCCTCCGCAACCAGCGGCTCACCGGCAACATCGCCGGCAGTCAGCCGGAGTGGGCCGCCGAGCACCTGCAGCGCCGGCAGCACGGGTTCGTCGAGACGGTGACCGACCCCGAGTTCTGGACCGGCGTCTTCTCGGTCTTCCGCGGGCACTTCACGATCGACGTCCTGTGGCCGTGGGCGTTGCTCGTCGCGCCGCTCCTGCTCGCGGTCGTGGTGGCGGTGGTCCCGGCGCTCCGCCGCAACGGTCGTTCCCCTGCGGCGACCGGCGCGATGGCAGCCCACGCCGCGCCGACCGGCACCGGGCGGCACCGGCGACGTGCGGTGCAGGCCACCGGTCGTGTCGCCGACGTGCTCGTCGCCCTCATGCTCGTCGCGGTCTTCGTGCTCATCGTCTACCTGCAGGTGCGGTTCACCATGCAGGGCGGAGCAGCCCAGGCGCGGTACGGACTGCCGCTCGTCCCGGTCCTCGCCGTCGTGATGGCGATCGGCTTCGCCGGGGCCGGCCGACGCCTGGCACCCGTGCTGGTCACCGTGTGGGTCGCAGCAGCCGGGTACGACTGGTTCGACATCGTGGACCTCACGACGCCCGCGTTCCACGAGCCGGTGACGCTCGTCGTGAGCCGGGTGGCCGTCGTCCTCGCGGTCGTGGCGCTCGTCGCGGTGGTCACGATGGTCTGGGCCGTGTCGCTCCGACGACCGGCATCCGCCACGCAGCCGACCACCGCCGACGAGGCAGCGATCCCCGCGTGA
- a CDS encoding glycosyltransferase family 2 protein: MKLFIQIPCLNEEQTLPAVLETIPRSIPGIDEIEILVIDDGSTDRTVEVAKAHGVTHFVRHAQNMGLARSFRDGVDYALLHGADIVVNTDGDNQYPQAQIADLVQPILENRAEIVIGDRQTRTIEHFSGFKKLMQRFGSWVASRAAGLDLPDAASGFRAYSKYSLIRLNIVTRFSYCMETIVQAGYKRIAIASVPITTNAKTRESRLFSNIWQHMFESGSAIARVYLMYRPMALFASVSAVLAICGLIPFVRYLVLLYTDSGGNHLQSLLLGLVLIITAVLSITIGVVADLTRLNRTLAEEQLDLQKLARYGD, translated from the coding sequence GTGAAGCTCTTCATCCAGATCCCGTGCCTCAACGAGGAGCAGACGCTCCCCGCAGTCCTCGAGACGATCCCGCGGTCCATCCCCGGCATCGACGAGATCGAGATCCTCGTCATCGACGACGGTTCCACAGACCGCACCGTGGAGGTCGCGAAGGCCCACGGCGTCACGCACTTCGTGCGCCACGCGCAGAACATGGGCCTCGCCCGGTCGTTCCGCGACGGTGTCGACTACGCGCTCCTGCACGGCGCGGACATCGTCGTCAACACAGACGGCGACAACCAGTACCCGCAGGCGCAGATCGCAGATCTCGTCCAGCCCATCCTCGAGAACCGCGCCGAGATCGTGATCGGCGACCGGCAGACGCGCACCATCGAACACTTCTCCGGGTTCAAGAAGCTCATGCAGCGCTTCGGCTCCTGGGTCGCCAGCCGTGCCGCCGGCCTGGACCTGCCGGACGCGGCGAGCGGCTTCCGCGCGTACTCCAAGTACTCGCTCATCCGTCTCAACATCGTCACGCGGTTCAGCTACTGCATGGAGACGATCGTGCAGGCCGGGTACAAGCGGATCGCCATCGCGAGCGTGCCGATCACGACGAACGCCAAGACCCGCGAGTCCCGGCTGTTCAGCAACATCTGGCAGCACATGTTCGAGTCCGGTTCCGCGATCGCCCGCGTCTACCTCATGTACCGGCCGATGGCACTGTTCGCGTCGGTCAGTGCCGTGCTCGCCATCTGCGGGCTGATCCCCTTCGTCCGCTACCTGGTGTTGCTCTACACCGACTCGGGCGGCAACCACCTGCAGTCGCTCCTCCTCGGACTGGTGCTGATCATCACCGCGGTCCTCTCGATCACGATCGGCGTCGTCGCCGACCTCACCCGCCTCAACCGGACGTTGGCGGAGGAGCAGCTCGACCTGCAGAAGCTCGCGCGCTACGGTGACTGA